The DNA window GCTCCCCTTCGAGCGGCCCACGTTCACGGCGGTGATGGCGGCCATCGGCGTCGGCCGTTTCGATCCTCCCTCCACGCGCCGCCCGGGGCTGCCGCCGTCGCTCGACGCGTGGTGCACGCGCGCGCTCGCCCAGGATCGTGACGCGCGCTTCTCCTCGGCGCGCTCGATGGCGAGCGCCTTCCGGACGGCCGCGCGGTGCCCGGCCCAGGTGGTGAGCCACGATTCGGCCTCGGGGCGGAGGCCGATGCTGCCGGGCATGAGCGCGGGCATGGCCTCGGCCGAGAGGCGGAGGCGGCGCGGGACCGTGTTCGCGGGGATCGCGTTCTGCGCGCTCCTGCTCTCGGCGCTCACCCTGGTGTTCCTGTGGCTCTCGGCGGAGGACGAGCCGCACCGTGACGACGCGCGCCGTCCTCCGGTCACCACGCCATCGCCCGAGACGCTGGCGCCGACCCAGGTGGACCCGAACCAGCCGGAGATCGTCCCCTCTCCCTCGTCGTTGTCTCCCCCGACGACCCCGGTCACGCTCGCGCCTCCGCGGCCTGTACCGCCGGTCGTCGAGGCGCCCCCGTCGGCCACCGCCCAGCCTTCCGCTCCGGAGACGGCCACGGTGACGGTGGCCCCGACCCCGCCGCCCCCTCGCCCCCGCAAGAAGATCAATCCCAGTGAGATCCAGTAACTGCGCGCGCACCCTCGTGGCCTCGGTGCTGCTGGCTTTTGCCGTCGCCGCACCAGCCCCCGCCTGGGCGGTCGACTCCGACGCGCAGGCGTTCTTCGCGCAAGGGCGCCAGCTCCGCGGTGAGAACCGCTGCGCCGAGGCGATCCTGGCCTTCCGACGCGCGCTGGACCTCTACCCCCAGGGGCTGGGCGCGCTGCGGAACATCGCCGAGTGTGAAGAGGAACTCGGGCAGTTCGCCTCCGCGCGCAACAGCTGGTGGAGCCTGCGGCGCGCGGCGCTCCAGAGCAACGAGCCGAAGTACGAGGGGTGGGAGGTCGACGCGGAGTCGGCGTACAAGCGCCTCGAGAGCAAGGTCGCGCGGATGACGGTGCATCTCCGGGGCGAGGGAAAGGAGAAGGCGGAGCTGTCCATCGACGGCAAGCCGCTCGATCCTCGCCTGCTCGGCGTGGAGATCGAGCGGGACGCAGGGCCGCACCAGCTCACGCTGACCTATGGCGGCGCGGTCCCCGTGGTCCGGCAGCTCGAGCTGGCGACCGGGGCGCGCGAGGTGATCACGCTCGACATCCCCCGGCCGACGGCCGCGCCGCCGCCCGAGAAGCCCAGGAAGCCGCGTGAAGGCGAGGAAGATCGCGGGGGGAGCAACGGCATGCGCATCGCGGGCATCGCAGCGCTGTCGGTGGGTGGTGTCGGTGCCGTCGGGACGGTGATCTCGGTCATTCTCCGCAGCTCCGCGCTGAGCGAGATCCAGGAAGCCTGTCCGGACTACCAACGCTGTCCGACCTCGCTGGAGGGCGCGGAGTCGCGGGGGCGCACGGCGTCCACCCTGGTCAACGTTTTCGGTGCGGTGGCCATCGCGGGGATCGGTGCAGGGGTCCCGCTGTTCATTCTGGGCAGCCGCCAGAAGAGCGCGGTGTCGCGGTCCGATGCATTCTCACCACAGCTTCAGATCGGGGTGGCGCCAACGGGCGGCGGCCTCGCTGCGCAGCTCGGAGGGAGGTTCTGATGGAGTCTCGGGTCGCTCGAACCACGCTGGGGTTGCTGATCGGTTCTGGCGCCATGGCGCTGATGGCGGCGTCGTGCAGCTTTCCGGACATCGACTACTTCAGTGGCGCCCTGACCTCGACGACCACGACCACGACCACGACCATGCCCGCGACCACGTCCGGGATGGGGGGCACGTCCGGCGAAGGGGGCCTGGGAGGTGGTGGCGGTGAGGGGGGAGGTGTCCACGAGGGCGGCGCTGGGGGTATCGGGGGCCAGGGCGGCACGGGCGGGCAAGGTGGCACCGGTGAAACGTGCGAGGTGCCGGATGGAGGACCGAACCCGCCCGGATGCTG is part of the Chondromyces crocatus genome and encodes:
- a CDS encoding tetratricopeptide repeat protein, with the protein product MRSSNCARTLVASVLLAFAVAAPAPAWAVDSDAQAFFAQGRQLRGENRCAEAILAFRRALDLYPQGLGALRNIAECEEELGQFASARNSWWSLRRAALQSNEPKYEGWEVDAESAYKRLESKVARMTVHLRGEGKEKAELSIDGKPLDPRLLGVEIERDAGPHQLTLTYGGAVPVVRQLELATGAREVITLDIPRPTAAPPPEKPRKPREGEEDRGGSNGMRIAGIAALSVGGVGAVGTVISVILRSSALSEIQEACPDYQRCPTSLEGAESRGRTASTLVNVFGAVAIAGIGAGVPLFILGSRQKSAVSRSDAFSPQLQIGVAPTGGGLAAQLGGRF